The genomic window ATAGTGGATTAGTGTAAATTTATCAACTGAGTTAAACTATAAAAAAAGAGAATTATTTCTTCAGCTATATGAAAGAAACACTTCTCTTTTTTTAATTTTAATTTAAATAATTACTCTGCTTTTTTTAATTAAGCATGAATGGAAAGTAAAGGAATATCTAATCCAGAAGACATCATTCGGGTTTTACTTTTATGAATTAATGATGACCAAAATCCATATTCGTAAGGAATCATTATTAGTATATCTGGTTTGTACTCTATCATTTCATTTTTAATTTCGTCTATAACAGCTTCAGATTGAACGCTTTTGTAGAAATAAGAAACCTCTTCTAAAGGCTCTAGAATCTCTTTATTATTTTTCAATTCAGTTATTTTATCGTTAACATGTAAAACCCTCAATTCGGCATTAAACTTCTTCGTTGTTTTTTTAATTTCTTTTACAATATTAGTTGTAATACCTTTTTCAAGATCACATGCAAATAATATTTTTTGAACATCTTTAAATTCAGCCTTAACTGGAACGGCTAAAATAGGAATTTGTACTTTGTTTATAGCTTCTGATGTTGTACTACCTAATAAATCATTTTCTATGCTTTTTACATGCATACCCATAACCATCATATCTGCATGGTGCTCTGCTATAGCTCGTTTTAATTGTTGAAAATATCCTCCCATAGCAAAATCAACTTTGATGTCAATATCATAGGTTTCCGAAAGTTTTTTAACACGATCTTCTACTTTTGTTTTTGCGTAATCTATTGATTTTAGAATATCTTTATAGGGTAACCTAGCCTGAACAGCGTGAACGGAAACGATATGTAGGTGAAAAAGAACTAATTTAGCTTCGATTTTTTTTGCAATTCCAATGGCATATTTAGTCGCGTTTTTTGCTTCCTCAGAAAAATCTGATGATATTATAATTGTTTTCATTCTGTTAAAATTTAGTGGTGTATAAAGTAGAATAAAAGTACGAATTTAAACCGTCAACCTCAAGGGTTTTAACACTCATTTCACGTCTATATTATGGTGGGTAAATTCGTTGAAACTGTTTAAATACCGTATATTTACAACTTAACTAAATAATAAAAATGGAAAAATTCCCTAAAATAGCATTCCCGTTCATCATTGCAGCGGTTGTATTAGTAATTGTATTGTCTAAATCTGCTGTAACCATTGGTTCTGGAGAAGCTGGAGTACTATTTAAAACTTTTGGAGAAGGTGTGGTTGTCGATGAGCCAGCCTTGGGTGAAGGATTTCACGTTGTAGCTCCTTGGAATAAGGTTTTTGTTTATGAAGTAAGACAACAGGAAATTCTAGAAAAAATGAATGTTTTGTCGTCTAATGGATTAGATATTCAGCTTGAAGCATCGGTTTGGTTTCAACCAGATTTTAAAAACTTAGGTAGACTACACCAAGAGAAAAGTGAAATGTATAAAGAGCGTGTATTGCTTCCTGCAATTAGATCTGCTGCTAGAAGTGTAGTTGGTCGTTATACACCAGAGCAATTATATTCTAGTAAGCGAGATGCTATTCAACAAGAAATATTTGAAGAAACTAGAAATTACGTTAAAGATCAATTTATTCAATTGAATGAAGTTTTGGTTCGTGACGTTACATTACCATCTACAATTAAAGATGCTATTGAGCGTAAATTAAAACAAGAGCAAGAATCTTTAGAATATGAATTTAAGTTAGTTACAGCAGCCAAAGAAGCCGAAAAAGTAATTATTGAAGCTCAAGGTAAAGCGGAATCTAATAGGATTTTAAGCGCTTCGTTAACTGATAAAATTTTACAAGACAAAGGTATTGATGCAACTATAACATTAGCACAGTCACCTAATAGTAAAATTATTGTTGTTGGTTCTGGAGATAGTGGTTTACCTCTTATTTTAGGAAATCAATAATCGATTTGATTTTAACACAACTTAGAAGTAAAATAAATGATTAGGTTTATTAAGTTTAAAATAAAACAATTCAATATTTTAAAGCTTCTTTTGAAGATTAATTAATCATTTGTAAACAAAATTAAAGAATGCATAAATATTAAGAATTTATTTCTTATTTGTTTGGCATTTTAAACATATATTTTGCATATTTGTAGTGTTAATAAAACAAAGACATGACTTTTATTCAAATACATCATCATTTTCATATTTGCTTTCAAGCGAACTGAAAATGTATTGAATAAAATCGACATATTTTTAAACCCGTTTGAGCCAATCAAGCGGGTTTATTTTTTTAAAACCAGTGAGGTTGTTTCAAACTCATAAAAACAATAAAATGAGTAAATTAAGAATTGCAGTACAAAAATCAGGACGTCTAAACGAAGACTCAATGTCACTTTTAAAAGATATCGGTATTTCTATCGATAATGGTAAAGATCAATTAAAAGCCTCGGCAAGGGAT from Algibacter sp. L1A34 includes these protein-coding regions:
- a CDS encoding universal stress protein, producing MKTIIISSDFSEEAKNATKYAIGIAKKIEAKLVLFHLHIVSVHAVQARLPYKDILKSIDYAKTKVEDRVKKLSETYDIDIKVDFAMGGYFQQLKRAIAEHHADMMVMGMHVKSIENDLLGSTTSEAINKVQIPILAVPVKAEFKDVQKILFACDLEKGITTNIVKEIKKTTKKFNAELRVLHVNDKITELKNNKEILEPLEEVSYFYKSVQSEAVIDEIKNEMIEYKPDILIMIPYEYGFWSSLIHKSKTRMMSSGLDIPLLSIHA
- a CDS encoding prohibitin family protein, whose protein sequence is MEKFPKIAFPFIIAAVVLVIVLSKSAVTIGSGEAGVLFKTFGEGVVVDEPALGEGFHVVAPWNKVFVYEVRQQEILEKMNVLSSNGLDIQLEASVWFQPDFKNLGRLHQEKSEMYKERVLLPAIRSAARSVVGRYTPEQLYSSKRDAIQQEIFEETRNYVKDQFIQLNEVLVRDVTLPSTIKDAIERKLKQEQESLEYEFKLVTAAKEAEKVIIEAQGKAESNRILSASLTDKILQDKGIDATITLAQSPNSKIIVVGSGDSGLPLILGNQ